The Corynebacterium confusum genome has a window encoding:
- the pgl gene encoding 6-phosphogluconolactonase, producing MVDIHRVSDKAALTEQAALDFIDLVAACQAPGGGRHGDGVARVVLTGGSAGIGMLEQLRRFADAAQAQGEDFPALQVDWSRVHVFFGDERNMAIDDPESNEGQARAALLDHVDIPDSHIHGYGLGEADLEQAAADYAAVLNEYAPGGFDLHLLGMGGEGHINSLFPHTPAVREQESLVVAVTDSPKPPAERASLTLPAIRRAEQVWLLVSGQEKAEAAQHVIDRADALEWPAAGAQGERATRLYLADDAAAQ from the coding sequence ATGGTCGATATTCACCGCGTTTCGGACAAGGCTGCCCTCACCGAGCAGGCCGCACTCGATTTCATCGATCTGGTCGCCGCCTGCCAAGCGCCCGGCGGCGGACGCCACGGCGACGGGGTCGCCCGCGTGGTGCTGACCGGCGGCAGCGCCGGCATCGGGATGCTCGAGCAGCTACGCCGCTTCGCCGACGCCGCGCAGGCCCAAGGCGAGGATTTCCCGGCCTTGCAGGTGGACTGGTCCCGCGTGCACGTCTTCTTCGGCGACGAGCGCAACATGGCCATCGATGATCCCGAGTCCAACGAGGGCCAGGCCCGCGCCGCCCTGCTCGATCACGTCGACATCCCGGATTCCCACATCCACGGCTACGGCTTGGGCGAGGCCGACCTTGAGCAGGCCGCCGCGGATTACGCCGCGGTGCTAAACGAGTACGCCCCTGGCGGTTTCGACCTCCACCTTTTGGGCATGGGTGGTGAGGGCCATATCAACTCGCTTTTCCCCCACACCCCGGCGGTGCGGGAGCAGGAAAGCCTGGTGGTCGCAGTGACCGATTCCCCCAAGCCCCCGGCCGAGCGCGCCAGCCTGACCCTGCCGGCCATCCGCCGAGCTGAGCAGGTCTGGCTGCTGGTCAGCGGTCAGGAAAAGGCCGAGGCCGCCCAGCACGTCATCGACCGAGCGGACGCCCTCGAGTGGCCGGCCGCCGGCGCCCAGGGCGAGCGCGCCACCCGCCTCTACCTGGCCGACGACGCCGCCGCGCAGTAG
- the secG gene encoding preprotein translocase subunit SecG: MTLALQIILVIAAVLMSVFVLLHKGKGGGLSSLFGGGVQSNLSGSTVVEKNLDRVTVVLVIIWLGCVIGLNLITAYS; encoded by the coding sequence ATGACCCTGGCATTGCAGATCATCCTGGTTATCGCAGCAGTCTTGATGTCTGTGTTCGTCCTGCTCCACAAGGGCAAGGGCGGCGGCCTTTCTAGCCTGTTCGGCGGCGGGGTGCAGTCTAACCTGTCTGGTTCCACCGTCGTGGAAAAGAACCTGGACCGCGTGACCGTCGTGCTGGTCATCATCTGGCTCGGCTGCGTGATCGGCCTGAACCTGATCACTGCCTACAGCTAA
- the tpiA gene encoding triose-phosphate isomerase → MARKPLIAGNWKMNLDHIEAIGSVQKFAFSLPKEYYEEADVAFLVPFTDLRTIQTLVDGDKLKITYGAQDVSRHESGAFTGEVSAHMLSKLGASWAIVGHSERRQYHYETDETVAQKAAAALSQGISPIVCVGEPLDVREAGTHVDFVVNQTRNSLTGLDKEQLAKVVVAYEPVWAIGTGKVASAADAQEVCAAIRGVLGELAGEETAQEMRILYGGSMKIDSAAELVSQPDVDGGLVGGASLVGEDFAKLVANAGNAVN, encoded by the coding sequence ATGGCACGTAAACCGCTTATCGCGGGCAACTGGAAGATGAACCTCGACCACATTGAGGCCATCGGTTCGGTGCAGAAATTCGCCTTCTCCTTGCCGAAGGAATACTACGAGGAGGCGGACGTGGCCTTCCTCGTGCCGTTCACGGATCTGCGCACCATCCAGACCCTGGTCGACGGGGACAAGCTGAAGATCACCTACGGCGCGCAGGACGTCTCTCGCCATGAGTCCGGCGCCTTCACCGGCGAGGTCTCCGCCCACATGCTGTCCAAGCTGGGGGCTAGCTGGGCTATAGTCGGCCACTCCGAGCGGCGCCAATACCACTACGAGACGGACGAGACCGTGGCGCAGAAGGCCGCGGCGGCACTGAGCCAGGGCATTAGTCCGATCGTCTGCGTGGGCGAGCCGCTCGACGTGCGTGAGGCCGGCACCCACGTGGACTTCGTGGTCAACCAGACGCGCAACTCGCTGACCGGCCTGGACAAGGAGCAGCTGGCCAAGGTCGTCGTGGCCTACGAGCCGGTTTGGGCTATCGGAACCGGCAAGGTTGCCTCCGCCGCCGACGCGCAAGAAGTCTGCGCCGCCATCCGCGGCGTGCTGGGTGAGCTGGCCGGCGAGGAGACCGCGCAGGAGATGCGCATCCTCTACGGCGGTAGCATGAAGATCGACTCCGCGGCCGAGCTGGTCAGCCAGCCGGACGTGGACGGCGGCTTGGTCGGCGGCGCCTCCCTGGTGGGCGAGGACTTCGCCAAGCTGGTGGCCAACGCCGGCAACGCCGTCAACTAA
- a CDS encoding phosphoglycerate kinase: MAFKTLDELLSEGVESRHVLVRSDFNVPLDDEGNITDPGRITASLPTIRALVDGGAKIILTAHLGRPQGEVNPKYSLAPVAEALSEALGQYVALAGDVCGEDAHERANGLNDGDVVLLENVRFDPRETSKDEAEREAFAAELVALAADNGAFVSDGFGVVHRAQASVYDVAKKLPAYAGKLVQKELNVLSTVAREPEHPYVVVLGGAKVSDKLGVIEALAGKADKIIIGGGMCYTLLAAKGYNVQKSLLQEGQIDNCRDLLERFGDKIVLPVDLVSATEFAADAEHETTSVSEIPEGWMSLDIGPKTVQEFASVLAESKTVFWNGPMGVFEMEAFSRGTAGVAQAIIDATKANGSFTVVGGGDSAASVRALGLDEDGFSHISTGGGASLEFLEGKELPGVSVLEA, translated from the coding sequence ATGGCTTTCAAGACGCTGGACGAACTGCTTTCCGAGGGTGTGGAGTCCCGCCACGTGCTCGTGCGCTCCGACTTCAACGTCCCGCTGGACGACGAAGGAAACATCACGGACCCGGGCCGCATTACCGCTTCGCTGCCGACCATCCGCGCGCTGGTCGACGGCGGCGCCAAGATCATCCTGACCGCCCACCTGGGCCGCCCGCAGGGCGAGGTCAACCCGAAGTACTCCTTGGCTCCGGTCGCGGAGGCCCTGTCCGAGGCCCTGGGGCAGTACGTCGCCTTGGCTGGTGATGTCTGCGGCGAGGACGCCCACGAGCGCGCCAACGGCCTGAACGACGGCGACGTCGTCCTGCTGGAAAACGTCCGTTTCGACCCGCGCGAAACTTCCAAGGACGAGGCCGAGCGCGAAGCCTTCGCCGCTGAGTTGGTCGCCCTGGCCGCCGACAATGGCGCTTTCGTCTCCGATGGCTTCGGCGTGGTCCACCGCGCCCAGGCCTCCGTCTACGACGTCGCCAAGAAGCTCCCGGCCTACGCTGGCAAGCTGGTCCAGAAGGAGCTGAACGTACTTTCCACCGTGGCGAGGGAGCCGGAACACCCCTACGTCGTCGTCCTGGGCGGCGCCAAGGTCTCCGACAAGCTGGGCGTCATCGAGGCGCTGGCCGGCAAGGCCGACAAGATCATCATCGGCGGCGGAATGTGCTACACCCTGCTCGCGGCCAAGGGCTACAACGTGCAGAAGTCCCTGCTCCAGGAGGGCCAGATTGACAACTGCCGCGACCTGCTCGAGCGCTTCGGCGACAAGATCGTCCTGCCGGTCGACCTGGTCTCCGCCACCGAGTTCGCCGCCGACGCCGAGCACGAGACCACCTCGGTCTCCGAGATCCCGGAGGGCTGGATGTCCCTGGACATCGGCCCGAAGACCGTCCAGGAATTCGCCTCCGTGCTGGCCGAGTCCAAGACTGTGTTCTGGAACGGCCCGATGGGCGTTTTCGAGATGGAGGCCTTCTCCCGCGGCACCGCCGGCGTGGCCCAGGCCATCATCGACGCCACCAAGGCCAACGGGTCCTTCACCGTGGTCGGCGGCGGCGACTCCGCGGCCTCTGTGCGCGCTCTGGGCCTGGACGAGGACGGCTTCAGCCACATCTCCACCGGCGGCGGCGCCTCGCTGGAGTTCCTGGAAGGCAAGGAACTGCCGGGCGTTTCCGTCCTCGAAGCCTAG
- the gap gene encoding type I glyceraldehyde-3-phosphate dehydrogenase yields MTIRVGINGFGRIGRNFFRAVVEGEHDLEIVAVNDLTDNQTLANLLKYDSVLGRFPGEIAYDDESITVDGKRVVVTEEKDPKDLNWGEHGVDIVIESTGKFRTGESARAHIDSGAKKVIISAPGKEVDATFVYGVNSEEYDPANHHIISAASCTTNCLAPMAKVLDEKFGIESGLMTTIHAYTGDQRLQDAPHKDLRRARAAAVNMVPTSTGAAKAVAKVLPNLEGKLDGYAMRVPVITGSATDLTFTASRDVTVEEVNAAIKEASTGEFADVLGYTEDPLVSTDIVTDGHGCIFDSGMTKVSNGNLVKVLGWYDNEWGYTAQLLRLTDQVAANL; encoded by the coding sequence GTGACTATCCGCGTAGGCATCAACGGCTTCGGGCGCATTGGCCGCAACTTCTTCCGCGCAGTCGTTGAAGGCGAGCACGACCTGGAGATCGTCGCGGTCAACGACCTGACCGACAACCAGACCCTGGCAAACCTGCTGAAGTACGACTCCGTCCTGGGACGCTTCCCGGGCGAAATTGCCTACGACGACGAGTCCATCACCGTCGATGGCAAGCGTGTGGTCGTCACCGAGGAGAAGGATCCGAAGGATCTCAACTGGGGTGAGCACGGCGTTGACATCGTCATCGAGTCCACCGGCAAGTTCCGCACCGGCGAGAGCGCCCGCGCTCACATCGACTCCGGTGCCAAGAAGGTCATCATCTCCGCCCCGGGCAAGGAGGTCGACGCCACCTTCGTCTACGGCGTCAACTCCGAGGAATACGACCCGGCTAACCACCACATCATCTCCGCTGCCTCCTGCACCACCAACTGCCTGGCTCCGATGGCCAAGGTGCTGGACGAGAAGTTCGGTATCGAAAGCGGCCTGATGACCACCATCCACGCCTACACCGGTGACCAGCGCCTGCAAGACGCTCCGCACAAGGACCTGCGCCGCGCTCGCGCCGCTGCCGTCAACATGGTCCCGACCTCCACCGGCGCTGCCAAGGCCGTGGCTAAGGTCCTGCCGAACCTGGAGGGCAAGCTGGACGGCTACGCCATGCGCGTTCCGGTCATCACCGGCTCCGCTACCGACCTGACCTTCACCGCCTCCCGCGACGTCACCGTCGAGGAAGTCAACGCCGCCATCAAGGAAGCGTCCACCGGCGAGTTCGCTGACGTTTTGGGCTACACCGAGGATCCGTTGGTCTCCACCGACATCGTCACCGACGGCCACGGCTGCATCTTCGACTCCGGCATGACCAAGGTCTCCAACGGCAACCTGGTCAAGGTACTCGGCTGGTACGACAACGAGTGGGGCTACACCGCCCAGCTGCTGCGCCTGACCGACCAGGTGGCAGCCAACCTCTAA